From Neospora caninum Liverpool complete genome, chromosome VIII, a single genomic window includes:
- a CDS encoding putative tyrosyl-tRNA synthetase has product MHAAILAEMDARVCRLSLCLPLSVSVSRSKLPNRRRPKTRASRPGFSPAVFPSRLSSPSFPLSPSSASSPRFPARLALSAPAFPLSLEPGEEVGEDSGENRPWDEHAFASPFLVDAFARGVIAHGNALARLDRLLVAWTGAVVARETDKRQSEEPARAHAPRTPGNPGTGETHASACLRARLPSVSDACDQASLKAAKRSCAAGEEHNSQDATAGRDGEDASCDQPLSFYLGIDLTGRSLHIGHLLPLLLLRRLQCLQLVRPVILLGTATTLVGDPTGKFQHNFVKPRTVFSSSLSARSSRTLRSQPSLLDSVLQDVDAEAGCRSGEEGRGELAARDFSRHAFCLDANKTAKIDENRAAIARQLTSIFNLDVSDPSGGFPLPASPATAKPPPATIVENRAWLGGLSSLDFLTEFGAYLSLPRLLSRSSVEETLGPCLPARNTPTRSGDAGAQPQKAASKANFSFASLAYSVLQAVDWSFLRRRLGVVGQVGGGDQWGNIATGLELARRRDNARLFGITTPLLLHRSGVKMGKSGSPGGTGTRTGTDSAFRRGDEGEGGRVDESRRGHSTLPKSPGGKTVWLRKDLTPPVEFWQHWRNVDDGDVRRLLRWFTLLSVPEIDALEEDTRHCGERGLNYLKEVLADHVTTLVHGSSITRAVRAVVTAGRQQSSFAFASAPALPLRPPEYAGSESEAGENETAETVEVSGALPPTHFLRRSWLGAARAAAGNAEGSASPVRSPAECRDSGSLGNGAGEGDADVAIGATFASGRGADEGRTQASPQPRRPFLSLLLSRLCLCRSRAAARRLIAQGTVRINGKKLQADGEVALALADFEEVAVQSPSEPGVQTHAAIREKDERHSEGEGEALGTEQTEKTGAQDAGGGTGDPRLEGDGKRNDERANGEPLKAGRRTRSVHQCAISVGRKGFAVLHLIDEADWPEAKRDEHLIVVE; this is encoded by the exons ATGCATGCCGCGATTCTCGCCGAGATGGATGCTCGTGTctgccgcctttctctgtgtctccccctctctgtctcagTGTCCCGGTCGAAGCTCCCAAACCG TCGACGGCCCAAAACCCGAGCCTCGCGTCCAggcttctcgcctgctgtctttccctcccgATTatcttcgccgtcttttcctctctcgccgtcttctgcgtcctctccgcGCTTtccggcgcgcctcgcgctctctgcccctgcttttccgctgtctctggagccCGGCGAGGAAGTTGGCGAGGACTCAGGCGAGAACAGGCCGTGGGACGAACACGCTTTCGCctcccccttcctcgtcgacgctTTTGCGCGCGGCGTGATCGCTCACGGAAacgctctcgcgcgtcttgaCCGCCTTCTGGTGGCGTGGACTGGCGCGGTAGTCGCACGCGAAACCGACAAAAGACAAAGTGAGGAACCTGctcgcgcgcatgcgccacgAACTCCCGGCAACCCTGGAACCGGCGAAACGCATgcctctgcctgtctccgcgcgcggCTGCCGTCTGTGTCTGACGCATGCGACCAAGCGTCTCTGAAAGCGGCAAAGAGGAGCtgcgcagctggagaagaacaTAACAGCCAAGATGCCActgcaggaagagacggcgaagacgccagcTGCGACcagcctctctcgttctACCTGGGAATCGACTTGACAGGCAGAAGTCTCCACATCGGTcaccttctcccgcttcttctcctcagGCGGCTGCAGTGCCTCCAGTTGGTGCGACCGGTCATTCTCCTCGGCACCGCAACGACGCTCGTCGGGGATCCAACAGGCAAGTTCCAGCACAACTTCGTGAAGCCGCGAactgtcttttcctcgtctctctctgcgcgctcGAGCCGGACACTGCGGTCGCAGCCGTCGCTGTTGGACTCCGTCCTGCAAGACGTGGACGCAGAGGCCGGATGTCGCTCAGGTGAGGAAGGCCGTGGCGAGTTGGCGGCCCGCGACTTTTCCCGCCACGCGTTCTGTTTGGATGCAAACAAGACGGCGAAGATTGACGAGAACCGCGCGGCGATTGCGCGGCAACTGACCTCCATTTTCAATCTCGACGTCTCGGATCCGAGCGGCGGCTTTCCTCTGCCTGCTTCTCCCGCAACTGCCAAGCCGCCGCCGGCGACGATTGTGGAAAACCGCGCATGGCTCGGCGGCTTGTCCTCGCTCGACTTCTTGACTGAGTTCGGCGCGtacctgtctctgccgcgactcctctcccgctcgaGCGTGGAGGAGACACTCGGGCCCTGTCTCCCTGCCCGAAACACGCCCACACGGtcgggcgacgcaggcgcgcagCCCCAGAAGGCCGCGAGCAAAGCGAActtctcgttcgcctctctcgcgtacTCGGTACTGCAGGCGGTGGATTGGAGCTTtctgcggcggcgcctcggcgtcgtcgGCCaggtgggggggggggaccaGTGGGGCAACATCGCCACGGGTCTCGAGCTCgcccgacgaagagacaacgCGCGACTCTTCGGGATCACCACGCCTCTGCTCCTACACCGAAGCGGCGTGAAGATGGGCAAGAGTGGCAGCCCAGGAGGGACAGGGACGCGCACGGGGACCGACAGCGCCTTTagacggggagacgagggggaAGGCGGGCGCGTAGACGAGAGCCGAAGGGGACATTCGACGCTGCCCAAGAGCCCTGGAGGAAAGACCGTCTGGCTAAGAAAAGACTTGACGCCGCCCGTCGAATTCTGGCAGCACTGGCGAAATGTCGACGACGGAGATGTGCGAAG ACTGCTCCGCTGGTTCACGCTGCTGTCCGTTCCGGAGATCGACGCGCTAGAGGAAGACACGCGGCACTGCGGTGAGCGCGGCCTCAACTACTTGAAG GAAGTGCTGGCCGACCACGTGACCACCCTCGTCCACGGCTCGAGTATCACGCGGGCCGTCCGAGCCGTCGTGACAGCCGGACGGCAACAGAGCtccttcgcgttcgcctcggcgccggcgctccCTCTGCGCCCTCCAGAATATGCAGGATCCGAGTcggaagcaggcgaaaacgaaaccGCGGAGACCGTCGAGGTTTCAGGCGCTCTGCCGCCGACGCACTTTCTGAGGCGGTCCTGGCTAGGAGCAgcacgcgcggcggcgggcAACGCTGAAGGTTCCGCCAGCCCTGTGCGCTCTCCTGCGGAGTGTCGCGACTCAGGTTCGCTGGGAAACGGCGCGGGCGAGGGCGATGCAGACGTCGCGATTGGGGCAACTTTCGCGTCTGGCCGGGGTGCGGACGAAGGCCGGACGCAAgcgtcgccgcagccgcggcgaccctttctctctctccttctctcgcgtctctgtctctgccgctcgcgAGCGGCAGCCAGGCGACTCATTGCTCAGGGAACTGTGAGGATCAACGGCAAGAAACTTCAGGCAGATGGAGAGGTCGCGCTGGCGCTCGCTGACTTCGAGGAAGTCGCCGTGCAGAGCCCGTCCGAgccgggtgtacagacacacgcggcgatccgcgagaaggacgagaggcaCAGCGAAGGTGAAGGAGAGGCACTAGGAACggagcagacggagaagacgggggcGCAAGATGCGGGGGGAGGAACAGGGGATCCACGTCttgaaggagacggaaagagaaacgacgagagagcgaacggaGAACCACtgaaggcgggaagaaggacgcgcAGCGTACATCAGTGCGCGATCTCTGTGGGGAGGAAAGGATTCGCAGTCCTCCATTTGATTGATGAAGCAGACTGGCCGGAAGCAAAGCGCGATGAGCATCTCATCGTCGTCGAGTAA